In Jaculus jaculus isolate mJacJac1 chromosome 4, mJacJac1.mat.Y.cur, whole genome shotgun sequence, a single genomic region encodes these proteins:
- the Il1rn gene encoding interleukin-1 receptor antagonist protein isoform X1, producing the protein MEICKGPYSNLISFLIFLLFHSEAACRPSGRRPYKMQAFRIWDIHQKTFYLRNNQLIAGYLQGPNTKLEEKMDVVSVDPHTLFLGIHGGKLCLSCVKSGDDIRLQLEEVNITDLSKNKEQDKRFIFIRSEKGPTTSFESAACRGWFLSTALEADQPVGFTNTPEAPIMITKFYFQEDQ; encoded by the exons ATGGAAATCTGCAAGGGCCCCTATAGTAACCTAAtctcttttctcattttcctgCTTTTCCACTCAGAGGCAGCCTGCCGCCCTTCTGGGAGAAGACCTTACAAGATGCAAGCCTTCAG AATCTGGGATATTCACCAGAAGACCTTCTACCTGAGGAACAACCAGCTAATTGCTGGATACTTGCAGGGGCCAAATACTAAATTAGAAG AAAAGATGGACGTAGTATCTGTTGACCCTCATACTTTGTTCTTGGGGATCCATGGGGGGAAGCTGTGCCTGTCCTGTGTCAAGTCTGGGGATGACATCAGGCTCCAGTTGGAG GAAGTTAACATCACTGACCTGAGCAAGAACAAAGAACAAGATAAGCGCTTCATCTTCATCCGCTCAGAAAAAGGCCCCACCACCAGCTTTGAGTCTGCTGCCTGCAGGGGCTGGTTCCTTAGCACAGCATTGGAGGCTGATCAGCCCGTCGGCTTCACCAACACACCTGAAGCACCCATCATGATAACCAAATTCTACTTCCAAGAGGACCAGTAA
- the Il1rn gene encoding interleukin-1 receptor antagonist protein isoform X2 has product MALEAACRPSGRRPYKMQAFRIWDIHQKTFYLRNNQLIAGYLQGPNTKLEEKMDVVSVDPHTLFLGIHGGKLCLSCVKSGDDIRLQLEEVNITDLSKNKEQDKRFIFIRSEKGPTTSFESAACRGWFLSTALEADQPVGFTNTPEAPIMITKFYFQEDQ; this is encoded by the exons ATGGCTTTAG AGGCAGCCTGCCGCCCTTCTGGGAGAAGACCTTACAAGATGCAAGCCTTCAG AATCTGGGATATTCACCAGAAGACCTTCTACCTGAGGAACAACCAGCTAATTGCTGGATACTTGCAGGGGCCAAATACTAAATTAGAAG AAAAGATGGACGTAGTATCTGTTGACCCTCATACTTTGTTCTTGGGGATCCATGGGGGGAAGCTGTGCCTGTCCTGTGTCAAGTCTGGGGATGACATCAGGCTCCAGTTGGAG GAAGTTAACATCACTGACCTGAGCAAGAACAAAGAACAAGATAAGCGCTTCATCTTCATCCGCTCAGAAAAAGGCCCCACCACCAGCTTTGAGTCTGCTGCCTGCAGGGGCTGGTTCCTTAGCACAGCATTGGAGGCTGATCAGCCCGTCGGCTTCACCAACACACCTGAAGCACCCATCATGATAACCAAATTCTACTTCCAAGAGGACCAGTAA
- the Il1rn gene encoding interleukin-1 receptor antagonist protein isoform X3, with the protein MQAFRIWDIHQKTFYLRNNQLIAGYLQGPNTKLEEKMDVVSVDPHTLFLGIHGGKLCLSCVKSGDDIRLQLEEVNITDLSKNKEQDKRFIFIRSEKGPTTSFESAACRGWFLSTALEADQPVGFTNTPEAPIMITKFYFQEDQ; encoded by the exons ATGCAAGCCTTCAG AATCTGGGATATTCACCAGAAGACCTTCTACCTGAGGAACAACCAGCTAATTGCTGGATACTTGCAGGGGCCAAATACTAAATTAGAAG AAAAGATGGACGTAGTATCTGTTGACCCTCATACTTTGTTCTTGGGGATCCATGGGGGGAAGCTGTGCCTGTCCTGTGTCAAGTCTGGGGATGACATCAGGCTCCAGTTGGAG GAAGTTAACATCACTGACCTGAGCAAGAACAAAGAACAAGATAAGCGCTTCATCTTCATCCGCTCAGAAAAAGGCCCCACCACCAGCTTTGAGTCTGCTGCCTGCAGGGGCTGGTTCCTTAGCACAGCATTGGAGGCTGATCAGCCCGTCGGCTTCACCAACACACCTGAAGCACCCATCATGATAACCAAATTCTACTTCCAAGAGGACCAGTAA